A stretch of Synechococcus sp. WH 8020 DNA encodes these proteins:
- the alaS gene encoding alanine--tRNA ligase gives MAVARSSRSAAATPRTGAEIRAAFLSFYEERGHKVMASASLIPEDPTVLLTIAGMLPFKPVFLGQQKRPAPRATSSQKCIRTNDIENVGRTARHHTFFEMLGNFSFGDYFKQQAIEWAWELSTDLFGIDPKHLVVSVFREDDEAEQIWRDVVGVNPKRIIRMDEADNFWASGPTGPCGPCSEIYYDFKPELGDEGIDLEDDERFIEFYNLVFMQYNRDAEGTLTPLANRNIDTGLGLERMAQILQKVPNNYETDLIFPLIQTAADLAGVDYHQLDDAGQTSLKVIGDHSRAVTQLICDGVSASNLGRGYILRRLLRRVVRHGRLLGIHQPFLVTMGQASIALLQDAHPSVIERQEVILAELEREESRFLETLERGEKLLAEVLESKPKQISGAQAFELYDTYGFPLELTQEIAEEQGLDVDLAGFEQAMEQQRQRAKAAAVSIDLTLQDAIDQVAADLNATAFEGYDLLKQSSSTVQALLVNGEAATSASDGDVVQVVLDSTPFYGEGGGQVGDRGLLVGDGPDGNGLIVVIEDVSRNRGVFVHSGRVQAGRLGVGDVVHGQVDRACRRRAQANHTATHLLQAALKQVVDEGIGQAGSLVNFDRLRFDFHCPRAVKPEELEQIETLINGWISDAQSLEVNEMAIDQAKAAGAVAMFGEKYADVVRVVDVPGVSMELCGGTHVGNTAEIGLFKIVSESGVAAGIRRIEAVAGASVLAYLNEREVVVKQLGDRFKAQPGEIVERVVALQEELKNSQKALTAARSELAVAKSAALAVQAVAVGKHQLLVARLDGVNGDGLQGAALGLLDQLGDATAVVLGGLPDPSDQGKVILVAAFGKAVIATGQQAGKFIGAIAKLCGGGGGGRPNLAQAGGRDGAALDAALNTARAELKKTLG, from the coding sequence ATGGCTGTTGCACGTTCGTCGCGATCCGCTGCTGCCACCCCCCGCACTGGTGCTGAGATTCGGGCAGCATTTCTGAGCTTCTACGAAGAGCGGGGCCACAAGGTGATGGCCAGCGCCTCCTTGATTCCTGAGGATCCCACGGTCTTGCTCACCATTGCGGGAATGTTGCCGTTTAAGCCAGTCTTCCTCGGGCAGCAGAAGCGGCCAGCGCCGCGGGCTACCAGTAGCCAAAAGTGCATTCGCACCAACGACATCGAGAACGTGGGCCGTACGGCGCGGCATCACACGTTTTTTGAAATGCTTGGCAACTTTTCCTTTGGCGACTACTTCAAGCAGCAGGCAATTGAGTGGGCCTGGGAGCTGAGTACGGATCTCTTTGGTATCGATCCCAAGCATCTGGTGGTGAGTGTCTTCCGTGAAGACGATGAGGCTGAACAGATTTGGCGTGATGTGGTGGGGGTGAACCCGAAGCGAATCATTCGCATGGACGAAGCCGACAACTTTTGGGCGTCTGGTCCGACCGGACCCTGTGGCCCCTGCTCGGAGATCTACTACGACTTCAAGCCCGAACTTGGTGATGAAGGAATCGATCTTGAGGACGACGAGCGCTTCATCGAGTTCTACAACTTGGTGTTTATGCAATACAACCGCGACGCTGAGGGCACCCTCACGCCGCTTGCTAATCGCAACATCGATACCGGCCTGGGACTGGAGCGCATGGCTCAGATCCTGCAGAAGGTTCCCAATAACTATGAAACAGACCTGATCTTTCCGCTGATTCAAACTGCCGCTGATCTTGCTGGGGTCGACTACCACCAGCTCGACGATGCAGGACAAACGTCTCTCAAGGTGATTGGTGACCACAGCCGTGCTGTGACGCAACTGATTTGTGATGGCGTTTCGGCCAGCAACTTGGGGCGGGGGTACATCCTGCGCCGTCTTTTACGCCGGGTGGTGCGTCACGGCCGTTTGTTGGGCATTCATCAACCTTTCCTTGTCACGATGGGACAAGCTTCGATCGCACTCCTACAGGACGCCCATCCGTCGGTGATTGAGCGACAGGAGGTGATCTTGGCCGAGCTTGAGAGGGAGGAGTCGCGCTTTTTGGAAACCTTGGAGCGTGGGGAGAAGCTGCTGGCAGAGGTGTTGGAGAGTAAGCCCAAGCAGATCAGTGGTGCCCAAGCATTTGAGCTCTATGACACCTATGGATTCCCCCTGGAGCTCACCCAGGAAATTGCCGAAGAGCAGGGTCTTGATGTTGATCTGGCCGGATTCGAGCAGGCGATGGAGCAACAGCGTCAGCGGGCCAAGGCCGCGGCGGTGAGTATTGATCTCACGCTGCAGGATGCAATCGACCAAGTGGCGGCTGATCTCAATGCCACGGCGTTTGAGGGATATGACCTGTTAAAGCAGAGCAGCAGCACCGTGCAGGCCTTATTGGTTAACGGTGAAGCCGCTACATCAGCTTCGGATGGCGATGTGGTTCAGGTGGTGCTCGACAGCACACCTTTTTATGGCGAGGGCGGTGGTCAGGTGGGTGATCGCGGCCTTCTGGTAGGAGACGGCCCTGATGGAAATGGTTTGATCGTCGTCATTGAGGACGTCAGCCGCAACCGCGGGGTGTTCGTCCATAGCGGCAGGGTTCAGGCTGGGCGCCTTGGAGTAGGTGATGTGGTGCATGGTCAAGTCGATCGCGCCTGCCGCCGTCGCGCTCAGGCGAATCACACGGCTACCCACTTGCTCCAAGCGGCACTGAAACAGGTGGTGGATGAAGGCATCGGGCAGGCAGGCTCCCTGGTCAATTTCGACAGGCTGCGTTTCGATTTTCACTGTCCTCGGGCGGTGAAGCCTGAGGAGCTTGAGCAGATCGAAACCTTGATCAATGGCTGGATCAGCGATGCGCAAAGTCTTGAAGTGAATGAGATGGCGATTGATCAAGCCAAGGCTGCTGGTGCGGTCGCGATGTTTGGCGAGAAGTATGCCGATGTGGTGCGCGTGGTTGACGTTCCCGGTGTGTCGATGGAGCTATGTGGTGGCACGCATGTGGGCAATACGGCCGAGATTGGTCTGTTCAAGATCGTGAGCGAGAGCGGCGTTGCTGCTGGGATCCGCAGGATTGAAGCGGTGGCCGGTGCTTCCGTGTTGGCTTATCTCAATGAGCGTGAGGTTGTGGTGAAGCAGCTTGGTGACCGCTTTAAAGCGCAGCCTGGCGAGATTGTTGAGCGCGTTGTGGCGTTGCAGGAGGAACTGAAGAACAGCCAAAAAGCGTTGACTGCAGCACGGTCTGAATTAGCTGTTGCGAAGTCAGCGGCCTTGGCAGTCCAAGCCGTAGCCGTAGGTAAGCACCAGTTGTTGGTGGCCCGTCTTGATGGTGTGAATGGTGACGGCTTACAGGGAGCCGCTTTGGGATTGTTGGATCAGTTGGGTGATGCCACTGCTGTTGTGTTGGGAGGTTTGCCTGATCCGAGCGATCAAGGGAAAGTGATTTTGGTGGCAGCGTTCGGCAAGGCTGTGATTGCTACTGGCCAGCAAGCTGGCAAATTCATCGGTGCGATCGCCAAGCTTTGCGGAGGAGGAGGAGGTGGCCGTCCGAACCTGGCTCAGGCCGGAGGTCGTGACGGGGCGGCTTTGGATGCCGCACTCAATACGGCGCGTGCTGAATTGAAGAAGACTTTGGGATGA
- a CDS encoding DEAD/DEAH box helicase: protein MSLLHATWLPAIRTPTSSGRAALLVWADTWRVAEPAGPSTTPALHPFTLSPDDLRALLTERDLLPDGIIDATACLTLPSRSVKPRKKRGAEASSTEEPVWTGLPLQAGEPIPKQTEWWPWQVQGLAIDPMAATAWLSKLPLSGRHPDLADELRWWSHMQRWSLSLVARSRWLPQVELSKGEGYPHRARWVPLLNREEDRRRLEDLASGLPLVATCALPWREPTGKRSNRITRLRPEAMRAANPVACCRPRSGRLRVATLLSDLMDAQLRKGFTPDPDGLDPLLRAWEEALSSDTGELQLSDEETERLATASSHWREGVAGNVAAARACLELATPADDEDLWPLRFFLQAEADPTLKLPAGAAWAAGPSGLQLGEIKVDHPSEVLLEGMGRALTVFQPIERGLDSATPESMQLTPAEAFVLVRTAARQLRDVGVGVDLPPSLSGGLASRLGLAIKAELTERSRGFTLGENLDWSWELMIGGVTLTLRELERLAGKRSPLVRHKGAWIELRPNDLKNAERFCAANPDLSLDDALRLTATEGDTMMRLPVHQFDAGPRLQAVLEQYHQQKAPDPLPAPEGFSGQLRPYQERGLGWLAFLHRFDQGACLADDMGLGKTIQLLAFLQHLKAENELKRSVLLIAPTSVLTNWKREATAFTPELKVHEHYGPKRPSTPAGLKKALKDVDLVLTSYGLLQRDSELLESHDWQGLVIDEAQAIKNPSAKQSQAARDLARPKKNSRFRIALTGTPVENRVSELWALMDFLNPRVLGEEEFFRHRYRMPIERYGDLSSLRDLKARVGPFILRRLKTDKAIISDLPEKVELSEWVGLSKEQKSLYAKTVEDTLDAIARAPRGKRHGQVLGLLTKLKQICNHPALALKEEGASEDFLKRSVKLQRLEEILDEVVEAGDRALLFTQFAEWGKLLQDYLQRRWRSEVPFLSGSTSKSERQAMVDRFQEDPRGPQLFLLSLKAGGVGLNLTRASHVFHIDRWWNPAVENQATDRAYRIGQTNRVMVHKFITSGSVEEKIDRMIREKSRLAEDIIGSGEDWLGGLEMGQLKELVSLEDNQA from the coding sequence ATGAGCCTGCTGCACGCCACCTGGCTTCCGGCCATTCGTACTCCTACCAGCTCTGGACGAGCTGCCCTTTTGGTGTGGGCTGACACCTGGCGCGTTGCCGAGCCTGCAGGCCCAAGTACAACCCCTGCGCTTCACCCCTTCACCCTTAGCCCAGACGATCTCCGGGCCTTGCTCACGGAACGGGATCTTTTACCCGACGGCATCATTGATGCCACAGCATGCCTCACCCTGCCGAGCCGCAGCGTGAAGCCCCGAAAAAAACGCGGAGCAGAGGCCAGCAGCACTGAAGAGCCCGTTTGGACAGGCCTTCCCTTACAAGCTGGAGAACCGATCCCGAAGCAGACAGAGTGGTGGCCTTGGCAGGTTCAGGGGCTCGCGATTGACCCCATGGCGGCCACCGCCTGGCTCTCCAAACTTCCTCTGTCAGGACGACATCCTGATTTGGCTGATGAGTTGCGCTGGTGGAGTCACATGCAGCGTTGGTCCCTCAGCCTCGTAGCCCGAAGTCGCTGGCTCCCCCAAGTGGAGCTGAGCAAGGGCGAGGGCTATCCCCATCGCGCCCGCTGGGTACCGCTTCTCAATCGGGAAGAAGACCGGCGCCGCCTTGAAGACTTGGCCTCAGGCCTTCCTCTCGTTGCCACCTGTGCCCTGCCTTGGCGAGAACCAACGGGCAAACGCAGCAACCGAATCACCAGGCTCAGACCAGAAGCCATGCGCGCCGCGAATCCGGTGGCTTGCTGCAGGCCTCGCAGCGGACGACTACGGGTTGCCACGCTGTTGTCCGACCTGATGGACGCGCAGCTGCGCAAGGGCTTTACCCCTGACCCTGACGGCTTGGACCCCCTGCTACGAGCCTGGGAGGAAGCCTTGAGCTCGGATACAGGTGAGCTCCAACTCAGTGATGAAGAAACCGAACGCCTAGCCACCGCCAGTAGTCATTGGCGTGAAGGGGTCGCTGGCAATGTGGCAGCGGCCCGCGCCTGCCTGGAGCTGGCAACACCAGCGGACGATGAGGACCTTTGGCCACTGCGCTTCTTTCTGCAGGCGGAAGCAGATCCCACCCTCAAGCTGCCCGCGGGAGCGGCCTGGGCTGCAGGCCCCAGCGGCCTCCAACTTGGGGAAATCAAAGTGGATCACCCCAGCGAGGTCTTGCTCGAGGGCATGGGGCGAGCCCTGACCGTATTCCAGCCGATCGAGCGCGGACTGGACAGCGCCACGCCAGAGAGCATGCAGCTCACGCCAGCTGAAGCGTTTGTTTTGGTGCGCACAGCAGCCCGACAACTGCGAGATGTGGGCGTTGGCGTTGACCTGCCACCAAGCCTTTCTGGAGGGCTGGCTAGCCGGCTTGGCCTCGCTATCAAGGCAGAGCTCACCGAGCGTTCGCGAGGCTTCACGCTCGGTGAAAACCTCGACTGGAGCTGGGAGCTGATGATCGGCGGGGTGACGCTGACCTTGCGAGAGCTTGAGCGCTTGGCTGGAAAGCGCAGCCCTCTGGTCCGTCACAAAGGGGCTTGGATCGAACTACGCCCCAATGACCTCAAAAATGCCGAGCGCTTTTGCGCCGCCAATCCAGACCTGAGCCTCGATGACGCGCTTCGGCTCACCGCCACCGAAGGCGACACGATGATGCGCCTGCCCGTGCATCAATTTGATGCCGGTCCGCGACTGCAAGCCGTGCTGGAGCAGTACCACCAGCAGAAAGCGCCAGACCCACTCCCCGCTCCCGAGGGCTTTTCAGGTCAACTCAGGCCCTATCAAGAGCGAGGTCTCGGCTGGCTTGCCTTCCTGCATCGCTTCGACCAAGGCGCCTGCTTGGCCGATGACATGGGACTTGGCAAAACCATCCAGCTGCTGGCTTTTCTGCAACACCTCAAAGCAGAAAACGAGCTCAAGCGATCGGTCCTTTTAATTGCACCCACATCCGTACTCACGAACTGGAAACGAGAGGCAACAGCGTTCACACCCGAGCTCAAGGTGCATGAGCACTACGGTCCAAAACGCCCCAGCACCCCAGCAGGACTGAAAAAGGCGCTGAAGGACGTTGATCTCGTGCTTACCAGCTATGGCCTGTTGCAACGCGACAGTGAACTCCTCGAAAGTCACGATTGGCAAGGTCTCGTGATCGATGAAGCGCAGGCGATCAAGAACCCCTCCGCGAAGCAAAGCCAAGCCGCCCGTGACCTGGCACGCCCAAAAAAGAACAGCCGTTTTCGGATCGCACTCACCGGCACACCCGTCGAAAACCGCGTCAGCGAGCTCTGGGCCTTGATGGACTTCCTCAACCCAAGGGTGCTTGGAGAGGAGGAATTTTTCCGGCATCGCTACCGAATGCCGATTGAGCGTTACGGAGACCTCTCCTCCCTTCGCGACCTCAAAGCCCGAGTGGGACCGTTCATCCTCAGACGACTGAAAACCGACAAAGCGATCATCTCGGATCTCCCCGAGAAGGTGGAATTGAGCGAGTGGGTTGGGCTGAGCAAAGAGCAGAAGTCGCTTTATGCCAAAACCGTTGAAGACACCTTGGATGCCATTGCCCGCGCGCCACGTGGCAAACGTCATGGTCAGGTGTTGGGGCTGCTCACCAAGCTCAAGCAGATCTGTAACCACCCTGCGCTTGCCCTCAAGGAGGAGGGCGCCAGCGAAGATTTCCTCAAACGCTCCGTGAAGCTCCAACGTCTCGAAGAAATTTTGGACGAGGTCGTAGAAGCGGGGGATCGAGCCTTGCTGTTTACCCAGTTCGCGGAATGGGGCAAGTTGCTCCAGGATTATTTGCAACGACGCTGGCGCAGCGAAGTTCCCTTCCTCAGCGGCAGCACCAGCAAAAGTGAACGGCAAGCCATGGTCGATCGCTTTCAGGAGGACCCGCGCGGGCCCCAGCTTTTCCTGTTATCACTCAAGGCTGGCGGAGTCGGCCTCAACCTCACGCGCGCCAGTCATGTCTTTCACATCGACCGTTGGTGGAACCCCGCCGTTGAAAATCAAGCCACGGACCGTGCCTATCGCATCGGCCAAACGAACCGGGTCATGGTGCATAAGTTCATCACCAGTGGCTCGGTCGAGGAGAAAATTGACCGCATGATCCGCGAGAAGTCCAGACTGGCGGAAGACATCATTGGCTCCGGCGAAGACTGGCTTGGAGGCCTTGAAATGGGACAACTCAAAGAGCTAGTGAGCCTGGAGGACAACCAAGCATGA
- a CDS encoding SWIM zinc finger family protein, translating to MSITPPGGINTSISDDGLSQQPWWVEQWMELINSYRFKKRLERAWAYAREGHVTSIRFEGRRVHARVQGTDKDPYKVKLWLDVLKDEDWRYVLEALTMKARWSAQLLAGIMPADIERAFAASGRRLFPFKLQEVRSECSCPDKANPCKHISAVYFLMGERFSEDPFVLFQLRGRTRAKLLEDLAAHRQQALQAIAESANQSDNAEALAIEVSSSELNPPHPAVLDPTLWWRYDAGLDGDLVVITPAMEGDTGLDAAGELPLAEEPRFPEAKPRFLQHLREQGQALAQQAMLEAMAAGQ from the coding sequence ATGAGCATCACCCCACCAGGTGGAATCAACACCTCGATCAGTGACGACGGTCTGTCTCAACAACCCTGGTGGGTTGAGCAGTGGATGGAGCTCATCAATTCTTACCGCTTCAAAAAGCGCTTGGAACGGGCTTGGGCCTACGCGCGAGAAGGTCACGTGACCTCCATTCGCTTCGAAGGACGACGGGTGCATGCCCGTGTGCAAGGCACAGACAAAGACCCCTACAAAGTGAAGCTCTGGCTCGATGTTCTGAAAGATGAGGACTGGCGCTACGTGCTGGAGGCGCTCACCATGAAGGCACGCTGGTCCGCTCAACTCTTGGCAGGGATCATGCCAGCCGACATCGAACGGGCCTTCGCGGCCAGTGGTCGCCGCCTGTTTCCCTTCAAGCTTCAAGAGGTGAGGAGCGAATGCAGCTGTCCAGACAAAGCCAACCCTTGTAAACACATCAGCGCTGTTTATTTCTTGATGGGAGAACGGTTCAGCGAAGATCCGTTTGTGCTGTTTCAGCTGCGTGGTCGCACGCGAGCCAAATTGCTGGAAGACCTGGCGGCGCATCGTCAACAGGCATTACAGGCCATCGCTGAGAGCGCAAACCAAAGCGACAACGCAGAAGCGCTTGCAATCGAAGTCAGCAGCAGCGAACTCAATCCTCCCCATCCCGCGGTTCTCGATCCAACGCTCTGGTGGCGCTATGACGCGGGCCTTGACGGAGACCTGGTGGTGATCACCCCAGCAATGGAAGGAGACACCGGACTGGACGCAGCAGGTGAATTACCACTAGCCGAAGAGCCCCGCTTCCCAGAGGCAAAGCCCCGTTTCTTGCAGCACCTGCGCGAACAGGGACAAGCCTTAGCGCAACAAGCCATGTTGGAGGCGATGGCAGCGGGGCAGTAA
- a CDS encoding MEKHLA domain-containing protein, which produces MTDMISRTSAPWLRADTQALINDLLISYQRAFAQPLLVCNQSGPFHRTAAQELFASPIAVLAHDHRADPLLTYVNSTALRIWGHSWHTMVGMPSRLTAEESEQRERANALQQAHQSAGFRGYSGIRINQEGRRFMIHNARIWPLWDDNNEACGQAAAFSNWWWI; this is translated from the coding sequence ATGACGGACATGATTTCAAGGACCTCCGCTCCCTGGTTGAGAGCTGATACCCAGGCGTTAATCAACGACTTGCTGATCTCCTATCAACGGGCCTTTGCTCAACCCCTACTGGTGTGTAATCAAAGCGGCCCGTTCCATCGCACAGCAGCGCAAGAACTTTTCGCGAGCCCAATTGCCGTGTTGGCTCATGATCACCGTGCTGATCCATTGCTGACCTATGTCAACAGCACTGCCCTACGGATCTGGGGGCACAGTTGGCACACCATGGTGGGCATGCCCTCCAGGCTGACTGCTGAGGAGAGTGAACAACGCGAACGGGCCAACGCTCTTCAGCAAGCCCATCAAAGTGCCGGCTTCCGAGGCTATAGCGGGATTCGCATTAATCAAGAAGGTCGGCGTTTCATGATTCACAACGCTCGAATCTGGCCCCTGTGGGATGACAACAATGAGGCCTGCGGACAGGCCGCTGCTTTCTCCAACTGGTGGTGGATTTAA
- a CDS encoding NRAMP family divalent metal transporter — MTTSASRSAAGLRRSLGPGILMAGACIGGSHLMSSTTAGARFGFALLGLILLTNLVKYPFLRVGTRFTAVTGLTLLEGFQRRNRFYLPLYLLVSLVTGTLTIAAVSFVAGLLLTNVPLLANFNTFGLAIAVLAVSGLILLLGHYRALDRLSKLLVVLLTLLSGVAALTLLLRGSVGDVAATWVGTTPSPWTAANLAFLIPLMGWMPGPVEMCVWPSLWMFSRAQDSKHSASLKEAEFDFNLGYAVTVVTAVFFVILGAYTMYGTGEGMFAGSGVSFAQNLIRLYTEAMGGWAAWVIVPAAFAAMFSTTLTCLDAYPRSISAIQGLLQGSDRGDLASAPQQRRLTVWLVLHLLAALVALLFAFSGGIGVKDFVFGAMTGSFLTAPLFAWMAMDTMNSDLVAVEHRDGPAMRVLTWFGLAFLTGFSLLFLGWWAFGWGA, encoded by the coding sequence ATGACAACCTCCGCCTCACGTTCGGCAGCGGGTCTCAGGCGGAGCCTAGGTCCGGGGATTTTGATGGCTGGGGCCTGTATTGGCGGGTCTCACTTGATGTCCTCCACAACGGCTGGGGCAAGGTTTGGCTTTGCGTTGTTGGGCTTAATCCTGCTCACCAATTTGGTGAAGTATCCATTTCTGCGGGTGGGAACACGTTTTACGGCGGTCACTGGATTGACGTTGTTGGAGGGGTTTCAGCGCCGTAATCGCTTTTACCTCCCTCTTTATCTGTTGGTCAGTCTGGTCACCGGAACGCTCACGATTGCGGCGGTCAGCTTTGTGGCTGGGCTCTTGCTGACCAACGTGCCGCTGTTGGCGAATTTCAATACGTTCGGCTTGGCCATCGCCGTGCTGGCTGTGAGTGGCTTGATCCTTCTGCTGGGGCACTACCGGGCGCTGGATCGTCTTTCGAAACTGCTGGTTGTTCTGTTGACCCTTCTTTCCGGAGTTGCAGCGTTGACACTGCTGCTGCGCGGTTCTGTTGGGGATGTAGCAGCCACCTGGGTGGGCACAACTCCTTCTCCCTGGACAGCGGCAAACTTGGCATTCCTCATCCCCTTGATGGGCTGGATGCCCGGTCCGGTGGAGATGTGCGTATGGCCGTCGTTGTGGATGTTCTCCCGTGCACAAGACAGCAAGCATTCGGCGTCTTTGAAGGAGGCCGAATTTGATTTCAACCTGGGCTATGCGGTCACTGTTGTGACGGCCGTCTTCTTTGTGATTTTGGGTGCTTACACGATGTATGGCACCGGCGAGGGAATGTTTGCCGGCAGTGGGGTGTCTTTTGCTCAGAATCTCATTCGCCTGTACACCGAAGCCATGGGTGGCTGGGCTGCTTGGGTGATTGTGCCGGCGGCCTTTGCGGCGATGTTTAGTACAACGCTCACCTGTTTAGATGCCTATCCACGCAGTATTTCTGCGATCCAAGGTTTATTGCAGGGGTCTGATCGAGGGGATTTGGCTTCGGCTCCTCAGCAGCGTCGTTTGACCGTGTGGTTAGTGCTGCATTTATTGGCTGCCTTGGTGGCCTTGCTGTTTGCGTTCAGTGGGGGGATTGGAGTGAAAGATTTTGTCTTCGGTGCGATGACAGGAAGCTTTCTGACAGCTCCGTTATTTGCCTGGATGGCAATGGACACGATGAACAGTGACCTAGTGGCTGTGGAGCATCGCGATGGTCCAGCGATGCGAGTGCTCACCTGGTTTGGCCTGGCCTTTTTGACAGGCTTCAGCTTGCTGTTTCTCGGTTGGTGGGCTTTCGGCTGGGGTGCGTGA
- a CDS encoding Hsp20/alpha crystallin family protein produces MITLRTSPFDLLDRLEQQVSQAERVPAAEVIETEASYTVRLELPGVDRDSIDVKATDRSLVISAERQPTIPVEETTPPAESGADSNAQQLLSEFRTGTWSRSFRFAKPLDRDQLEASYRDGILEIRAAKSDNRTSVSVKVES; encoded by the coding sequence ATGATCACCCTTCGTACATCACCCTTCGATTTATTGGATCGCCTTGAGCAGCAAGTTTCACAAGCTGAACGGGTTCCCGCTGCTGAAGTGATCGAAACCGAAGCCAGCTACACCGTGCGCCTGGAGCTACCAGGCGTCGACCGTGACTCCATCGATGTCAAAGCCACGGATCGCTCGCTTGTGATTAGCGCTGAGCGGCAACCCACCATCCCCGTGGAAGAGACCACACCCCCAGCCGAATCAGGCGCAGACTCAAACGCTCAGCAGCTGCTCAGCGAGTTCCGGACGGGAACATGGAGTCGCAGTTTTCGGTTCGCCAAGCCGCTCGATCGCGACCAATTGGAAGCCTCCTATCGCGACGGCATTCTTGAGATCAGGGCTGCAAAAAGCGATAACCGCACCAGCGTTTCGGTGAAGGTGGAAAGCTGA
- a CDS encoding TRAP transporter substrate-binding protein, with amino-acid sequence MQRRQLLRSGGQAAAAAAGAAALSACTIRRAEETRASGLPQVRWRMATSWPISLDTIYGGAVTICQRVEEMSGGAFQIEPFAAGEIVPGLEVLDAVQARSVECGHTASYYYIGKNPAFAFGTAVPFGLSAQQQNTWLYYGGGNEDMNALFADFGAISFPAGNTGGQLGGWFKKPIQSLASLQGLKMRIPGLGGKVMAKLGVNVQVLPGGEIYLALERGTIDAAEFTGPYDDEKLGLAKAAKHYYYPGWWEPGPTLMALVNRKAWSELPKEYQAMFSTACYEANLGMLSHYEWRNSEALQRITRQGIQLERYSDDILKAARSASAEIFQELADADAGFKALLERWRLFRRDTRRWNNINELPLAEFDDSSEGDQPGDQR; translated from the coding sequence ATGCAAAGACGGCAGCTGCTTCGCAGCGGTGGTCAAGCGGCAGCGGCAGCGGCGGGCGCCGCAGCTTTGAGTGCCTGCACGATCCGCCGAGCGGAAGAGACGCGCGCCAGCGGGCTACCTCAAGTGCGCTGGCGCATGGCTACGAGTTGGCCCATCTCCCTCGACACCATTTATGGGGGTGCTGTCACCATCTGCCAACGCGTTGAGGAGATGAGTGGTGGAGCCTTCCAGATTGAGCCTTTTGCAGCGGGCGAAATCGTTCCCGGCCTGGAGGTGCTGGATGCCGTTCAAGCGCGTTCCGTTGAATGCGGCCACACCGCCAGCTACTACTACATCGGCAAAAACCCTGCCTTTGCCTTTGGAACGGCGGTGCCGTTTGGCTTATCTGCCCAACAGCAAAACACCTGGCTGTATTACGGCGGCGGCAACGAGGACATGAATGCCCTGTTTGCCGATTTCGGAGCAATCAGTTTCCCAGCCGGAAACACGGGCGGACAACTGGGCGGTTGGTTTAAAAAACCGATCCAAAGCCTTGCATCCCTTCAGGGCTTGAAGATGCGCATCCCCGGGCTAGGGGGAAAGGTCATGGCCAAGCTGGGCGTGAATGTTCAGGTTCTTCCCGGTGGAGAGATTTATCTTGCTTTAGAGCGGGGCACGATCGATGCCGCCGAATTCACCGGCCCCTACGACGATGAAAAGCTTGGGTTAGCCAAAGCTGCAAAGCACTATTACTACCCCGGTTGGTGGGAGCCAGGTCCAACGCTGATGGCGCTGGTCAACCGCAAAGCCTGGTCCGAACTGCCGAAGGAGTATCAAGCCATGTTCAGCACGGCCTGCTACGAAGCCAATCTGGGAATGTTGAGTCATTACGAATGGCGGAATAGCGAGGCCTTGCAACGCATCACCCGCCAAGGCATCCAGCTCGAGCGCTACAGCGATGACATCCTCAAAGCTGCTCGTAGCGCTAGCGCGGAGATTTTTCAGGAGCTCGCGGATGCCGACGCAGGATTTAAAGCTCTGCTTGAGCGCTGGCGCTTGTTCCGCCGAGACACCAGAAGGTGGAACAACATCAATGAATTACCGCTCGCTGAATTTGATGACAGCAGCGAAGGAGATCAACCAGGAGACCAGCGATGA
- a CDS encoding TRAP transporter small permease subunit, producing MNGRFAGLVRLLDGINAAAAWLARWSVLLMLAIGFWNVVGRYVGSAIGINLSSNGLIEAQWYLFALIFLFGLGWTLQKDGHVRVDVLQSRWSARRQERQELCSLLLLLLPFAFGVMALSVAPALRSWSIGEMSPDPGGLPRTWLKSLIPIGFLLLGLQGVAESLRLRWKLMHGDEQQPPQGGTGL from the coding sequence ATGAACGGTCGCTTCGCAGGTCTCGTGCGCCTGCTCGACGGAATCAATGCCGCTGCAGCGTGGCTAGCGCGTTGGTCGGTGTTGTTGATGCTCGCGATTGGCTTCTGGAATGTGGTGGGCCGGTATGTGGGATCAGCGATCGGGATCAACCTCAGCAGCAATGGTCTGATCGAAGCCCAGTGGTATTTATTTGCGCTGATTTTTCTGTTCGGACTGGGCTGGACGCTGCAAAAAGACGGCCACGTTCGCGTTGATGTCCTGCAAAGCCGCTGGAGCGCCCGCCGCCAGGAGCGACAAGAACTCTGTTCTTTGCTCTTGTTATTGCTGCCATTCGCCTTTGGCGTCATGGCCCTATCGGTTGCACCGGCGCTGCGCTCTTGGAGCATTGGAGAGATGTCTCCCGATCCAGGTGGATTACCTCGTACCTGGCTGAAGTCCCTAATCCCCATCGGTTTTCTCTTGCTGGGACTCCAGGGAGTTGCTGAATCCTTGCGGCTGCGCTGGAAGCTCATGCATGGGGATGAGCAGCAACCACCTCAGGGAGGAACAGGCCTGTGA